From Medicago truncatula cultivar Jemalong A17 chromosome 7, MtrunA17r5.0-ANR, whole genome shotgun sequence, a single genomic window includes:
- the LOC11426900 gene encoding trihelix transcription factor ASIL2: MATSSPPPSSPTESIPSPPSAVPLPLSLPAPPPPPTSSRRLPPPCWTPEETSALIDSYRDKWYSLGRTNLKATHWQEVADAVAVRCPNSSPVAKTAVQCRHKMEKLRKRYRSEIQKLRSLPVPRSRSSSSWVLFKAMDSMEKGPSPPSPPHKPENPNHNANHNHIHSHNLINHRETLENDDYDDDDLYEELRSAAGGGSGSGNTRSLDKLYRNGVSGGFGGSGSGFRIRIPTGVSVAQPGSKFYPKMNNNSESGSRINGGTRLVKERVVLGKRERERDVERERERDPIGEMVNAIKVLRDGFVRMEQMKMEMAREIETMRMEMEMKRTEMILESQQRIVEAFAKAISEKNKKRKLRKGLCSVLF, translated from the exons ATGGCAacatcatcaccaccaccatcatcaccaaCTGAATCGATCCCATCACCACCATCCGCCGTAcctctccctctctccctcccagcaccaccaccaccaccaacctcATCTCGTCGTCTTCCACCTCCGTGCTGGACACCAGAAGAAACCTCTGCTCTAATCGATTCTTACCGTGACAAATGGTACTCTCTGGGTCGAACAAATCTCAAAGCAACCCATTGGCAAGAAGTTGCTGATGCCGTCGCTGTTCGTTGCCCTAACTCTTCACCCGTCGCTAAAACCGCCGTTCAGTGTCGTCACAAAATGGAAAAGCTCCGTAAACGTTACCGATCTGAGATTCAGAAGCTTAGATCTCTTCCGGTTCCGAGATCTCGTTCTTCTTCTTCGTGGGTTCTTTTCAAAGCTATGGATTCCATGGAAAAAGGTCCTTCTCCTCCTTCTCCACCGCATAAACCAGAAAACCCTAATCATAACGCTAATCATAATCACATCCATAGCCATAACCTTATCAACCACCGTGAAACACTAGAgaacgatgattatgatgatgatgatctttATGAGGAACTTAGAAGTGCTGCTGGTGGTGGTTCTGGTTCTGGTAATACCAGAAGTCTTGATAAGCTATACCGGAATGGAGTTTCCGGTGGTTTTGGTGGTTCCGGTAGTGGGTTTCGGATTAGGATTCCAACTGGTGTTAGCGTGGCACAACCCGGATCAAAATTCTATCCGAAAATGAACAACAATTCAGAATCTGGGTCTAGGATCAATGGTGGAACGAGGCTTGTTAAGGAGAGGGTTGTTTTGGggaagagagagagggagagggatgtagagagagaaagggaaagaGATCCAATTGGTGAAATGGTGAATGCTATTAAGGTTTTGAGAGATGGGTTTGTGAGGATGGAGCAGATGAAGATGGAGATGGCTAGAGAGATTGAAACTATGAGAATGGAGATGGAGATGAAGCGTACTGAGATGATTCTTGAGTCTCAGCAAAGGATTGTTGAAGCTTTTGCGAAAGCTATTTCGGAGAAGAACAAGAAGAGGAAACTGCGTAAGG GTCTATGTTCTGTTCTGTTCTGA